One Embleya scabrispora DNA segment encodes these proteins:
- a CDS encoding DMT family transporter: MTAQDSAIRPVPIAIGGTALAALAIVTFSLSFPATVWALDGFGPWTVTGLRGLLAALFAGAGLLAVRAPLPARADRPGLAVIAVGCVLGWPLLTTLALQTSSTAHSAVVVGLLPLATTVCAVLRTGERPSRTFWAASVAGAAAVFAFAVQQSSGGVGLADVYLFGALVLCAAGYAEGGRLARHMPGWQVIAWGVVLAAPATALISVLGLATEPVHLDARSAGGLVYLAAVSQFLGFVGWYRGMAVIGVSAASQLQLGQPLLTLVWAVLILGETLSPAMPIAAFAVLGCIVLTQRTRSAPTRT, translated from the coding sequence ATGACAGCACAAGATAGCGCTATTCGGCCGGTGCCGATAGCGATCGGCGGCACCGCCCTCGCCGCGCTCGCGATCGTGACCTTCTCGCTCAGCTTCCCGGCGACCGTGTGGGCCTTGGACGGCTTCGGCCCCTGGACCGTCACCGGGCTGCGCGGGCTGCTCGCGGCGCTGTTCGCCGGAGCGGGCCTGCTGGCGGTGCGGGCTCCGCTGCCCGCGCGGGCGGACCGGCCCGGGTTGGCCGTGATCGCCGTGGGCTGCGTACTCGGCTGGCCGCTGCTCACCACGCTCGCGCTGCAGACTTCGTCCACGGCGCACTCGGCGGTGGTGGTCGGTCTGCTGCCCCTGGCCACCACGGTCTGCGCGGTGCTGCGCACCGGTGAACGGCCGAGTCGGACCTTCTGGGCGGCGTCGGTCGCGGGCGCCGCCGCGGTGTTCGCGTTCGCCGTGCAACAGAGCAGCGGTGGTGTCGGCCTCGCGGACGTATACCTGTTCGGCGCACTGGTGTTGTGTGCTGCCGGCTACGCCGAGGGCGGCCGACTGGCTCGGCACATGCCCGGATGGCAGGTGATCGCCTGGGGCGTGGTGCTCGCGGCGCCGGCCACCGCGCTGATCTCGGTACTGGGACTGGCCACCGAGCCGGTCCACCTCGATGCCCGAAGTGCGGGCGGGCTGGTCTATCTGGCGGCGGTGTCCCAGTTCCTGGGCTTCGTCGGTTGGTATCGGGGGATGGCGGTGATCGGCGTATCGGCGGCCAGCCAACTGCAGTTGGGCCAGCCGCTGTTGACGTTGGTCTGGGCGGTGCTGATCCTGGGCGAGACGTTGTCGCCCGCGATGCCGATCGCCGCATTCGCCGTGCTCGGCTGCATCGTGCTGACCCAGCGCACCAGGTCGGCACCCACCCGAACCTGA
- a CDS encoding bile acid:sodium symporter family protein → MQDDTPGHRSRLLGAMRRLPIDPYIAALLGTVALAAVLPARGHAASTFGVGADVAVGLLFFLYGARLSTGEAVAGLRHWRLHLTIVCCTFVVFPAFGLAASGLVPQVLTRDLYVGLLFLCVVPSTVQSSIALTSVARGNVPAAICAGTYSSLLGMLATPLLAAWLIGSRVDVSASGLISIGTQLLAPFLAGQLLRPWLGAFVTRHKRWLGLVDRGSILLVVYCAFSAGMVQGVWQQVTPARLAALFAVTAALLGATLGLTATLSRRLGFAVEDRIAIVFGGATKSLAAGLPMAAVLFGAHAGTTILPLMLYHQLQLIVCSVLSGRWAQRPDDVRDFGHVPAPPTPCAAEATAVPVGDDNRPRAGDLAPEHP, encoded by the coding sequence ATGCAGGACGACACGCCCGGCCACCGTTCCCGGCTCCTCGGGGCAATGCGGCGACTGCCGATCGATCCCTACATCGCGGCCCTCCTCGGCACCGTCGCCCTGGCCGCGGTCCTGCCCGCTCGGGGTCACGCGGCCTCGACATTCGGCGTCGGCGCGGACGTGGCCGTCGGGCTCCTCTTCTTCCTCTACGGCGCACGACTGTCCACCGGCGAAGCGGTGGCCGGACTCCGCCACTGGCGGCTCCATCTCACCATCGTCTGCTGCACGTTCGTCGTCTTTCCCGCTTTCGGGCTGGCCGCCTCGGGTCTGGTTCCACAGGTTCTCACCCGGGACCTGTACGTCGGACTGCTGTTCCTGTGTGTCGTCCCGTCCACCGTGCAGTCCTCGATCGCGCTGACGTCCGTCGCGCGCGGAAACGTGCCGGCGGCGATCTGCGCCGGTACGTACTCCAGCCTGCTCGGCATGCTCGCGACGCCGTTGCTCGCCGCGTGGTTGATCGGCTCGCGCGTGGACGTCTCCGCCTCCGGACTGATCTCCATCGGCACGCAACTGCTCGCGCCGTTCCTTGCCGGTCAACTTCTGCGCCCCTGGCTGGGCGCGTTCGTCACTCGTCACAAGAGGTGGCTCGGGCTCGTCGACCGCGGTTCGATTCTGCTCGTCGTGTACTGCGCGTTCAGTGCCGGAATGGTCCAAGGCGTCTGGCAGCAGGTCACGCCGGCACGGCTGGCGGCACTGTTCGCGGTGACCGCCGCGCTGCTGGGCGCCACGCTCGGCTTGACGGCGACATTGTCCCGACGCCTGGGCTTCGCGGTCGAGGACCGGATCGCCATCGTATTCGGCGGCGCCACCAAGAGCCTGGCCGCGGGCCTGCCGATGGCGGCGGTCCTGTTCGGCGCCCACGCCGGGACGACGATCCTGCCGCTGATGCTGTATCACCAACTGCAACTGATCGTCTGCTCCGTACTCTCGGGCCGCTGGGCACAACGCCCGGACGACGTCCGCGACTTCGGCCACGTCCCGGCCCCGCCGACGCCCTGCGCCGCCGAGGCGACCGCGGTTCCCGTCGGGGACGACAACCGGCCTCGAGCCGGCGATCTCGCGCCCGAACACCCCTGA
- a CDS encoding PLP-dependent aminotransferase family protein — translation MNRSNGDVADRSKTSGSDFLQLNVGDAPAGGLSDWLARRLRLAISDGRLPVGSRLPATRVLAGELRVSRGVVTEAYHRLIEDGHVAGRGRGGTVVVAAPVSAPAAGGPRETVDPPSTSALFVAAPGADVYDALRAAPARIDLTPGMPDLAAFPRTAWLRAERTVVGGLAPSDFGYGDPRGTPALRHAVANWLARNRGIRADPDQVVIVAGTAQAFGLLAQVLRDDGIREVAVEDPGSLGARQHLNHWHLEAPPIPVDADGIRVDALRAQGAPVVLLTPAHQFPTGVVLGGERRRDLMRWADTEGGLIIEDDYDAEHRYDRPPVPALRSMLAEHVCYAGSVSKLLAPALRVGWVLAPPKYRDALVDAKRFADLGNAVLPQLVLAELMESGGMERQLRFLRPRHRRRRDAMIDAIGTHLPGAAVHGAAAGLHLTITFDAGFADVDLAAAALACGVKVQPLSWHSQRPTRPGLVLGYAARTPTEIGEGIATIGDALRRLSRSRHLTDDTRR, via the coding sequence GCTCGCGATCTCTGACGGCCGGCTGCCGGTCGGAAGCAGGTTGCCGGCCACTCGGGTCCTGGCCGGCGAACTCCGCGTCTCCCGTGGCGTGGTCACCGAGGCGTACCACCGGCTGATCGAGGACGGACACGTCGCCGGGCGCGGACGTGGCGGAACGGTCGTGGTGGCCGCTCCCGTGTCGGCGCCGGCGGCAGGGGGGCCGCGCGAGACCGTCGACCCACCGTCGACGAGCGCACTGTTCGTCGCCGCTCCGGGCGCGGACGTCTACGACGCGTTGCGCGCGGCGCCGGCTCGCATCGACCTGACACCCGGTATGCCCGACCTGGCGGCGTTTCCGCGAACGGCGTGGCTGCGTGCCGAACGCACCGTGGTCGGCGGCCTCGCGCCGTCCGACTTCGGATACGGGGACCCTCGCGGCACACCGGCGCTGCGGCACGCCGTCGCGAACTGGCTGGCCCGCAATCGTGGGATCCGGGCGGACCCGGACCAGGTCGTCATCGTCGCCGGAACCGCCCAGGCCTTCGGCCTGCTCGCCCAGGTGCTCCGCGACGACGGGATCCGCGAAGTCGCCGTCGAGGACCCCGGATCGCTCGGAGCCCGCCAACATCTGAACCACTGGCACCTGGAGGCTCCGCCGATCCCCGTCGACGCCGACGGAATCCGGGTCGACGCGCTGCGCGCCCAGGGCGCTCCGGTCGTCCTCCTGACCCCCGCCCATCAGTTCCCGACCGGAGTGGTGCTCGGCGGTGAACGACGCCGCGACCTGATGCGCTGGGCCGACACGGAGGGCGGACTGATCATCGAGGACGACTACGACGCCGAACACCGCTACGACCGGCCTCCCGTTCCCGCCCTGCGGTCGATGCTCGCGGAGCACGTCTGCTACGCGGGCAGCGTGTCCAAACTGCTCGCCCCCGCGCTGCGGGTGGGATGGGTGCTCGCACCCCCGAAGTACCGGGACGCCCTCGTGGACGCCAAACGCTTCGCCGACCTCGGCAACGCCGTACTGCCCCAACTGGTCCTGGCCGAACTGATGGAATCGGGCGGCATGGAACGCCAGTTGCGGTTCCTCCGCCCCCGGCACCGCCGCCGCCGGGACGCCATGATCGACGCGATCGGAACCCACCTCCCGGGCGCCGCCGTCCACGGCGCGGCGGCCGGCCTGCACCTGACGATCACCTTCGATGCCGGGTTCGCCGACGTCGACCTCGCCGCCGCGGCACTCGCGTGCGGCGTGAAGGTGCAGCCGCTGTCCTGGCACAGCCAACGCCCGACCCGACCGGGCCTGGTCCTCGGCTACGCCGCGCGTACGCCCACCGAAATCGGCGAGGGCATCGCGACCATCGGCGATGCGCTGCGACGCCTGTCCCGATCACGGCATTTGACCGACGACACCCGCCGGTAG
- a CDS encoding PLP-dependent aminotransferase family protein, translating into MNQSSGPVDLVAILRRELNRYSPGEKLPSSRFLVEHHRVSPVTVSRAIAALAAEGLVVSRPGAGVYRAAPSRPLAPTGDTSWQEVALSAEPGLPPQRSPDASGVLSSLVVAPAEVVDLNSGYLHASLQPERALAAALARAGRRPGAWERPPLEGLPELRAWFARDIGGTVATSDVLITAGGQNALTTALRSLVAPGSPVLVESPTYPGVLAVAQAAGLRPVPVPMDGDGVRTDLLADAFAATRARAFVCQPVFQNPTGTVLSVARRAEVRHIAHTAGAFVVEDDFSRRLVHADAPPLPAPLAADDPNGVVVHIRSLTKPTSPSLRVAALTAHGPAFERLRAVQTVDSFFVPRPLQEAALQLVGAPAWPQHLRTLSAALRDRRRVLAGALERRLPELLPDRLPYGGYHFWLRLPHGQDVTALTSAALRAGVAVTPGPAYFTAEPPAPYLRVAYSYPEGPEQLVEGVERLHRAFTGQG; encoded by the coding sequence ATGAACCAGAGTAGCGGCCCCGTCGATCTTGTGGCCATCCTGCGTCGGGAGCTGAACCGCTACTCACCCGGCGAAAAGCTGCCGTCCAGTCGCTTCCTGGTGGAGCACCATCGAGTCAGCCCGGTGACGGTGTCCCGCGCGATCGCCGCGCTCGCCGCCGAGGGACTCGTGGTCTCCCGCCCCGGCGCCGGCGTCTACCGCGCCGCGCCGAGCCGTCCGCTCGCGCCGACCGGCGACACCTCGTGGCAGGAGGTCGCGCTCAGTGCGGAACCGGGCCTGCCGCCGCAGCGCAGCCCGGACGCATCCGGCGTCCTGTCCTCGCTCGTCGTGGCCCCGGCCGAGGTCGTCGACCTCAACAGCGGCTACCTTCACGCCTCCCTCCAACCCGAACGCGCGCTCGCCGCCGCCCTCGCGCGCGCCGGCCGCCGCCCGGGCGCGTGGGAGCGTCCGCCGCTGGAGGGCCTGCCGGAACTGCGCGCGTGGTTCGCCCGCGACATCGGCGGCACGGTGGCCACGTCGGATGTGCTGATCACCGCCGGCGGCCAGAACGCCCTGACCACGGCGCTGCGTTCGCTCGTCGCACCCGGCTCGCCGGTGCTGGTCGAATCGCCGACCTACCCCGGCGTACTGGCCGTTGCCCAGGCCGCCGGGCTGCGCCCGGTGCCGGTGCCGATGGACGGCGACGGCGTACGCACCGACCTGCTCGCCGACGCGTTCGCGGCCACCCGGGCCCGGGCGTTCGTCTGCCAGCCGGTGTTCCAGAACCCGACCGGCACGGTGCTGTCCGTCGCCCGCCGCGCCGAGGTGCGGCACATCGCGCACACGGCGGGCGCGTTCGTGGTGGAGGACGACTTCTCCCGCCGACTCGTGCACGCGGACGCGCCGCCGCTGCCCGCGCCGCTGGCCGCAGACGATCCCAACGGCGTGGTGGTGCACATCCGTTCGCTGACCAAGCCCACCTCACCCAGCCTGCGCGTCGCCGCCCTGACCGCACACGGCCCGGCCTTCGAGCGGCTGCGCGCCGTCCAGACGGTGGACAGCTTCTTCGTTCCGCGCCCCCTCCAAGAGGCCGCCCTGCAACTGGTCGGCGCGCCGGCCTGGCCGCAACACCTGCGCACGCTGAGCGCGGCGCTGCGCGATCGGCGCCGAGTGCTGGCGGGCGCGCTGGAGCGGCGGCTGCCGGAACTGCTACCGGACCGACTGCCCTACGGCGGCTACCACTTCTGGTTGCGGCTGCCCCACGGGCAGGACGTGACGGCGTTGACCTCCGCCGCGCTGCGCGCCGGTGTCGCGGTGACGCCGGGACCGGCGTACTTCACCGCAGAGCCGCCGGCTCCGTATCTGCGCGTCGCCTACTCCTACCCCGAGGGCCCGGAGCAATTGGTCGAGGGCGTCGAGCGGTTGCACCGGGCGTTCACCGGGCAGGGCTGA